Proteins from one Actinomycetota bacterium genomic window:
- a CDS encoding acyl-CoA dehydrogenase family protein, protein MSEHDIFPCMYEWLSDMDVSLAGNLKRWADNEVMAKRLELKESYEQLLEPAMRQLLLEIGLQRLLWPEKYGGDGHNSPKAAVTMVAALEQVSRGDTSIAMLLSGMWALQSCVAMEGKENAEACEALAGLFGSEDTLAITSLVLPLFRDEPQAKAKLARGSWSVEAADTRPMASGADAAVFGVLCSLDGSGDGVGVIALPAGTNGIKQGKPFLKTGLAADRNAPVSFEKAKAPEGMLVASGEEACRAMLSWLYLGISASTVGALFAAYEILKEWGDNRVIKGKGQVFKSNPMTSSVMAEVAKEISVSRLLTCDLARVLAEPGIYGPAGQEGNYVLAAMVANTVTLSAEKAIGGAMEMMASAGYASEWNLERYWRDTKTMQLCLGPYELAKMDYARYFYQSQAR, encoded by the coding sequence ATGAGCGAGCACGACATCTTTCCGTGTATGTACGAGTGGCTGAGCGACATGGACGTGTCGCTGGCCGGGAACCTCAAACGCTGGGCGGACAACGAGGTCATGGCCAAGCGGCTGGAGCTGAAGGAGAGCTACGAGCAGCTCCTGGAGCCCGCCATGCGCCAGCTCCTCCTGGAGATCGGGCTGCAGCGCCTGCTGTGGCCGGAGAAATACGGGGGCGACGGGCACAACAGCCCCAAGGCCGCCGTGACCATGGTCGCGGCCCTGGAACAGGTATCCCGCGGAGATACCTCCATCGCGATGCTGCTTTCCGGGATGTGGGCGCTGCAGAGCTGCGTGGCCATGGAGGGAAAGGAGAACGCCGAGGCCTGCGAGGCCCTCGCGGGGCTCTTCGGGTCCGAGGACACACTGGCCATCACCTCCCTGGTCCTGCCCCTCTTCCGCGACGAGCCCCAGGCGAAGGCGAAGCTCGCCAGGGGATCATGGTCGGTGGAGGCCGCGGATACGCGGCCGATGGCCTCCGGGGCGGACGCCGCCGTCTTCGGGGTGCTGTGCTCCCTGGACGGCTCCGGGGACGGGGTGGGCGTCATCGCCCTGCCCGCCGGGACGAACGGAATCAAGCAGGGCAAGCCTTTCCTCAAGACCGGCCTGGCCGCGGACCGCAACGCCCCCGTCAGCTTCGAAAAGGCCAAGGCCCCCGAGGGGATGCTGGTGGCAAGTGGCGAGGAGGCCTGCCGCGCCATGCTCTCCTGGCTCTACCTGGGCATCTCCGCCTCCACGGTGGGCGCCCTCTTCGCCGCCTACGAGATCCTCAAGGAATGGGGAGACAACCGCGTCATCAAGGGCAAGGGGCAGGTCTTCAAGAGCAACCCCATGACCTCCTCGGTCATGGCCGAGGTGGCCAAGGAGATCAGCGTGTCCCGCCTGCTCACCTGCGACCTGGCCCGCGTGCTGGCCGAGCCGGGCATCTACGGGCCGGCGGGGCAGGAGGGCAACTACGTACTCGCGGCCATGGTGGCCAACACCGTGACCCTGTCGGCGGAGAAGGCAATCGGCGGCGCCATGGAGATGATGGCCTCCGCGGGCTACGCCTCGGAGTGGAACCTCGAGCGCTACTGGCGCGACACCAAGACCATGCAGCTCTGCCTGGGCCCCTACGAGCTGGCCAAGATGGACTACGCGCGCTACTTCTACCAGTCCCAGGCCAGATGA